In one Diabrotica virgifera virgifera chromosome 5, PGI_DIABVI_V3a genomic region, the following are encoded:
- the LOC126884577 gene encoding uncharacterized protein LOC126884577 isoform X2, with translation MLDILLPKNVKQSKSTVPCLECNKKFANLGNLRVHVKRQHPDKLDEIAPVNKKTYVCSSCSESFYNLKKLVSHKQTHNNALTKLKCALCQYINSGRENLISHYRSDHFINTENNYLEFDTCEDFESWKCKVEEETFSSFVKMYGSKKTSNCTTTNYNCHRSGIYKKKGMNIRKLKIQGSNKINGYCPARINVKLMDNEKYIVNFCQTHVGHNPEQDLSHLFLSQSDKHNVAAKIAAKIPFQIILDEIRDSVSNSHLERLHLLKRKDLYNIEKCFNLCSSSVRHENDAISVDAWVNEMKSSECVLLYKPQETICQENPELQYEDFFLIIMTDGQKDLLLRFGEDCICIDGTHGLNAYGFELHTILVLDDLREGYPTAFLISNRSDFIGMKMFFQCIKERVGKAIKPKVFMSDMADFYYKSWKQVMQPAEFRLYCTWHVDKAWRKNLEKVLNKEKKVQVYHMLRTLLQETDSTAFNQLLLNFLKYLKEDSDTLEFAMYFEQYYACKAEQWAYCFRLHCTNLNTNMHIERMYRTIKHIYLHGKFVKRLDKAIGAIMKFVKDKLFERLIVIHKGKVSTKINELRKRHVTSQSLDLSKVIKSDNGWLVPSNSRNEMYTIQKVKENCPCRLVCEDCEACLHCYTCTCLDSCIKWNMCKHIHLICKYTQMDLTKESTIPNTNLLAGDADNLMIECDDENRALIDAVSKIKKDEESSLKEAKEKLILQLTGQINDLDSFEELKAVQKIVVRIKPTIDAIRNQKDINLDFPSTSRKYRKIKITLK, from the exons ATGCTAGATATACTACTGCCAAAAAACGTTAAACAAAGTAAATCTACTGTGCCTTGCTTAGAATGTAATAAAAAGTTTGCAAATCTGGGCAATCTTAGAGTTCATGTGAAAAGGCAGCATCCAG ATAAATTAGACGAAATAGCACCTGTTAACAAGAAAACTTATGTGTGTTCCAGCTGCTCTGAaagtttttacaatttaaaaaaactagTTTCTCATAAACAAACTCATAATAATGCCTTAACAAAATTAAAATGCGCGTTGTGTCAATATATTAATTCTGGtcgagaaaatttaatttcacattaCAGGAGTGACCATTTCATTAACACTGAAAATAATTATCTGGAATTTGATACTTGTGAAGATTTTGAATCTTGGAAATGCAAGGTTGAAGAAGAAACATTCTCATCATTTGTAAAAATGTATGGTTCAAAGAAAACCAGTAACTGTACCACAACAAACTATAATTGTCATAGGTCGG gTATATATAAAAAGAAAGGGATGAATATCAGAAAACTTAAAATTCAAGgctcaaataaaattaatggtTATTGTCCTGCAAGAATTAATGTTAAATTAATGgacaatgaaaaatatattgtCAACTTTTGTCAAACTCATGTGGGACACAATCCTGAGCAAGATTTAAGCCATCTAtttttaagtcaatcagacaaaCACAATGTGGCAGCTAAGATAGCTGCCAAAATTCCATTTCAAATAATTTTGGATGAAATAAGAGATTCTGTGTCCAACTCTCATTTGGAACGGCTGCATCTCTTAAAAAGAAAAGATCTCTATAATATTGAGAAGTGTTTCAATTTATGCAGTTCATCAGTACGCCATGAAAATGATGCAATAAGTGTAGATGCATGGGTTAATGAGATGAAAAGTTCAGAATGTGTGCTTTTATATAAACCACAAGAAACTATATGCCAAGAAAATCCAGAACTACAATATGAAGATTTTTTCTTGATTATAATGACAGATGGACAGAAAGACCTATTGCTACGATTTGGAGAGGATTGCATTTGTATTGATGGGACCCATGGTTTAAATGCCTATGGGTTTGAACTACATACCATCCTAGTACTGGATGATTTGCGAGAGGGCTACCCAACAgcatttttgatatcaaatcgcAGTGATTTCATTGGTATGAAAATGTTTTTTCAATGCATTAAGGAAAGAGTTGGCAAGGCTATTAAACCAAAAGTCTTTATGTCCGATATGgcagatttttattataaatcatggaagcaggttatgcagccagccGAATTTAG aTTGTATTGCACCTGGCATGTTGACAAGGCATGGagaaaaaatttagaaaaagtgctcaataaagaaaaaaaa GTTCAGGTGTATCATATGCTCAGGACATTATTGCAAGAAACTGATTCCACTGCTTTTAAtcaattattattgaattttctGAAATATTTAAAGGAAGATTCAGATACCCTGGAATTTGCGATGTATTTCGAGCAGTATTATGCATGTAAAGCAGAGCAGTGGGCATATTGTTTTAGGTTGCATTGTACCAATTTAAATACCAATATGCACATTGAAAGAATGTACCGAACGATAAAACACATTTATTTACATGGAAAATTCGTTAAGAGATTAGATAAGGCAATAGGTGCTATTATGAAATTTGTTAAAGACAAATTATTTGAGAGACTTATTGTGATTCACAAAGGTAAAGTCTCTACAAAAATTAACGAATTAAGAAAAAGGCATGTCACTAGTCAGTCTCTTGATCTGAGTAAAGTAATTAAATCTGATAATGGTTGGTTAGTGCCCTCTAATTCAAGGAATGAAATGTATACCATTCAGAAGGTAAAAGAAAATTGTCCATGTAGGTTAGTGTGTGAAGATTGCGAAGCTTGTCTACACTGCTATACTTGTACATGCTTGGATTCATGTATAAAATGGAACATGTGTAAACATATTCACTTAATTTGCAAGTATACTCAAATGGATTTGACTAAAGAAAGTACCATTCCAAACACAAATTTATTAGCAG GTGATGCTGACAACCTGATGATTGAATGCGATGACGAGAATAGGGCTTTAATAGATGCGGTTagcaaaataaaaaaagatgaggAAAGTTCTCTGAAAGAAGCTaaggaaaaattaattttacagCTAACGGGGCAAATAAATGATTTAGATTCTTTCGAAGAATTAAAGGCTGTACAAAAAATCGTAGTCCGGATAAAACCCACCATAGATGCTATAAGAAATCAAAAAGATATCAATTTGGATTTTCCATCCACATCCAGGAAATACcgtaaaataaaaattaccctaaaataa
- the LOC126884577 gene encoding uncharacterized protein LOC126884577 isoform X1: MNRCTKCNINFSKPSNLTAHVKRKHPDMLDILLPKNVKQSKSTVPCLECNKKFANLGNLRVHVKRQHPDKLDEIAPVNKKTYVCSSCSESFYNLKKLVSHKQTHNNALTKLKCALCQYINSGRENLISHYRSDHFINTENNYLEFDTCEDFESWKCKVEEETFSSFVKMYGSKKTSNCTTTNYNCHRSGIYKKKGMNIRKLKIQGSNKINGYCPARINVKLMDNEKYIVNFCQTHVGHNPEQDLSHLFLSQSDKHNVAAKIAAKIPFQIILDEIRDSVSNSHLERLHLLKRKDLYNIEKCFNLCSSSVRHENDAISVDAWVNEMKSSECVLLYKPQETICQENPELQYEDFFLIIMTDGQKDLLLRFGEDCICIDGTHGLNAYGFELHTILVLDDLREGYPTAFLISNRSDFIGMKMFFQCIKERVGKAIKPKVFMSDMADFYYKSWKQVMQPAEFRLYCTWHVDKAWRKNLEKVLNKEKKVQVYHMLRTLLQETDSTAFNQLLLNFLKYLKEDSDTLEFAMYFEQYYACKAEQWAYCFRLHCTNLNTNMHIERMYRTIKHIYLHGKFVKRLDKAIGAIMKFVKDKLFERLIVIHKGKVSTKINELRKRHVTSQSLDLSKVIKSDNGWLVPSNSRNEMYTIQKVKENCPCRLVCEDCEACLHCYTCTCLDSCIKWNMCKHIHLICKYTQMDLTKESTIPNTNLLAGDADNLMIECDDENRALIDAVSKIKKDEESSLKEAKEKLILQLTGQINDLDSFEELKAVQKIVVRIKPTIDAIRNQKDINLDFPSTSRKYRKIKITLK; the protein is encoded by the exons ATGAATCGTTGTACTAAGTGTAACATAAACTTTTCGAAACCTTCGAACTTGACGGCACATGTAAAAAGAAAACATCCAG aTATGCTAGATATACTACTGCCAAAAAACGTTAAACAAAGTAAATCTACTGTGCCTTGCTTAGAATGTAATAAAAAGTTTGCAAATCTGGGCAATCTTAGAGTTCATGTGAAAAGGCAGCATCCAG ATAAATTAGACGAAATAGCACCTGTTAACAAGAAAACTTATGTGTGTTCCAGCTGCTCTGAaagtttttacaatttaaaaaaactagTTTCTCATAAACAAACTCATAATAATGCCTTAACAAAATTAAAATGCGCGTTGTGTCAATATATTAATTCTGGtcgagaaaatttaatttcacattaCAGGAGTGACCATTTCATTAACACTGAAAATAATTATCTGGAATTTGATACTTGTGAAGATTTTGAATCTTGGAAATGCAAGGTTGAAGAAGAAACATTCTCATCATTTGTAAAAATGTATGGTTCAAAGAAAACCAGTAACTGTACCACAACAAACTATAATTGTCATAGGTCGG gTATATATAAAAAGAAAGGGATGAATATCAGAAAACTTAAAATTCAAGgctcaaataaaattaatggtTATTGTCCTGCAAGAATTAATGTTAAATTAATGgacaatgaaaaatatattgtCAACTTTTGTCAAACTCATGTGGGACACAATCCTGAGCAAGATTTAAGCCATCTAtttttaagtcaatcagacaaaCACAATGTGGCAGCTAAGATAGCTGCCAAAATTCCATTTCAAATAATTTTGGATGAAATAAGAGATTCTGTGTCCAACTCTCATTTGGAACGGCTGCATCTCTTAAAAAGAAAAGATCTCTATAATATTGAGAAGTGTTTCAATTTATGCAGTTCATCAGTACGCCATGAAAATGATGCAATAAGTGTAGATGCATGGGTTAATGAGATGAAAAGTTCAGAATGTGTGCTTTTATATAAACCACAAGAAACTATATGCCAAGAAAATCCAGAACTACAATATGAAGATTTTTTCTTGATTATAATGACAGATGGACAGAAAGACCTATTGCTACGATTTGGAGAGGATTGCATTTGTATTGATGGGACCCATGGTTTAAATGCCTATGGGTTTGAACTACATACCATCCTAGTACTGGATGATTTGCGAGAGGGCTACCCAACAgcatttttgatatcaaatcgcAGTGATTTCATTGGTATGAAAATGTTTTTTCAATGCATTAAGGAAAGAGTTGGCAAGGCTATTAAACCAAAAGTCTTTATGTCCGATATGgcagatttttattataaatcatggaagcaggttatgcagccagccGAATTTAG aTTGTATTGCACCTGGCATGTTGACAAGGCATGGagaaaaaatttagaaaaagtgctcaataaagaaaaaaaa GTTCAGGTGTATCATATGCTCAGGACATTATTGCAAGAAACTGATTCCACTGCTTTTAAtcaattattattgaattttctGAAATATTTAAAGGAAGATTCAGATACCCTGGAATTTGCGATGTATTTCGAGCAGTATTATGCATGTAAAGCAGAGCAGTGGGCATATTGTTTTAGGTTGCATTGTACCAATTTAAATACCAATATGCACATTGAAAGAATGTACCGAACGATAAAACACATTTATTTACATGGAAAATTCGTTAAGAGATTAGATAAGGCAATAGGTGCTATTATGAAATTTGTTAAAGACAAATTATTTGAGAGACTTATTGTGATTCACAAAGGTAAAGTCTCTACAAAAATTAACGAATTAAGAAAAAGGCATGTCACTAGTCAGTCTCTTGATCTGAGTAAAGTAATTAAATCTGATAATGGTTGGTTAGTGCCCTCTAATTCAAGGAATGAAATGTATACCATTCAGAAGGTAAAAGAAAATTGTCCATGTAGGTTAGTGTGTGAAGATTGCGAAGCTTGTCTACACTGCTATACTTGTACATGCTTGGATTCATGTATAAAATGGAACATGTGTAAACATATTCACTTAATTTGCAAGTATACTCAAATGGATTTGACTAAAGAAAGTACCATTCCAAACACAAATTTATTAGCAG GTGATGCTGACAACCTGATGATTGAATGCGATGACGAGAATAGGGCTTTAATAGATGCGGTTagcaaaataaaaaaagatgaggAAAGTTCTCTGAAAGAAGCTaaggaaaaattaattttacagCTAACGGGGCAAATAAATGATTTAGATTCTTTCGAAGAATTAAAGGCTGTACAAAAAATCGTAGTCCGGATAAAACCCACCATAGATGCTATAAGAAATCAAAAAGATATCAATTTGGATTTTCCATCCACATCCAGGAAATACcgtaaaataaaaattaccctaaaataa